The proteins below are encoded in one region of Lactuca sativa cultivar Salinas chromosome 3, Lsat_Salinas_v11, whole genome shotgun sequence:
- the LOC111885314 gene encoding uncharacterized protein At5g39865 produces MGCTPSKQSVCRNCNSQCSPVRRSYSSDVHRSSTSTHDGDHRHIVALTSTTLGYLQLDSSKPNQVRHDPVRQNLPEKNINDFAVGIMEAKTWSKMINEKITKTAPRTPIRTPPGEPETINTWELMEGLDDSSPLRPPSTVDLDHIRRFSYNVNSNSIPQEKDRDVEVLCKPLWLQIKERNHSDSNSNSNNNTSIASYLDLNQKPLISERQQTSEGNNLDDVKRSLQDGKTEIMTGQTQKDKLILYFTSLRGVRKTYEDCCHVRVILKSSGVRVDERDVSMHSGFKEELKELLGDRFGLGGGLPKVFVGKKYIGGAEEIRRLHDEFQLDKVLEGCEMVDDGGGGGGGGCEGCGDVRFLPCETCSGSCKIYYEVDSDEGEKEEENDYGFQRCPDCNENGLVRCPICCN; encoded by the coding sequence ATGGGTTGCACACCATCGAAGCAATCTGTATGCCGGAACTGCAATTCTCAATGTTCTCCGGTGCGGAGGAGCTATTCGTCAGACGTTCACCGTTCTTCTACTTCTACACACGACGGCGACCACCGCCACATCGTAGCACTCACCTCCACCACCCTTGGTTACCTCCAACTCGATTCATCTAAACCCAATCAGGTGCGCCATGATCCAGTCCGACAAAATCTCCCGGAGAAGAACATCAATGATTTTGCAGTTGGAATCATGGAGGCCAAAACATGGTCTAAGATGATCAACGAAAAGATCACGAAAACTGCTCCAAGAACTCCCATTAGAACTCCTCCTGGTGAGCCAGAAACGATCAATACATGGGAGTTGATGGAGGGTTTGGATGATTCAAGCCCTCTCCGACCACCATCCACGGTGGATTTGGATCACATCCGTCGCTTCTCCTACAACGTGAATTCCAACTCTATTCCACAAGAAAAAGATCGAGATGTTGAAGTATTGTGCAAACCATTATGGCTACAAATCAAAGAGAGGAACCATTCGGATTCGAATTCAAACTCGAACAACAATACATCTATTGCATCATATCTTGATCTGAATCAAAAGCCATTAATCAGCGAAAGACAACAGACATCGGAAGGTAACAATCTTGATGATGTGAAGAGATCGTTACAAGATGGAAAAACCGAAATTATGACTGGTCAAACTCAAAAAGACAAATTGATATTATACTTCACAAGCTTAAGGGGTGTTAGAAAGACCTACGAGGATTGCTGCCATGTTCGAGTCATTCTGAAGAGTTCTGGTGTTCGAGTTGACGAACGTGATGTATCCATGCATTCGGGTTTCAAGGAGGAACTCAAGGAGTTGTTGGGTGATCGATTTGGTCTTGGTGGGGGGTTGCCGAAGGTGTTCGTTGGGAAGAAATACATCGGTGGTGCTGAGGAAATTAGGCGATTGCATGATGAGTTTCAACTAGATAAGGTGTTAGAAGGTTGTGAAATGGTGGatgacggtggtggtggtggtggaggaggatgtGAGGGTTGTGGAGATGTCAGATTTTTACCATGTGAGACGTGTTCTGGAAGCTGTAAGATTTACTATGAAGTTGATTCTGATGaaggtgaaaaagaagaagaaaatgattATGGGTTTCAAAGATGTCCCGATTGTAATGAAAACGGACTCGTAAGGTGTCCAATATGTTGCAATTAA